One window from the genome of candidate division KSB1 bacterium encodes:
- the pabB gene encoding aminodeoxychorismate synthase component I, whose protein sequence is MPAPFILLESYAGGRSFLFAGGVEEISAATPQQVFPALRRLESAVQNGLHAVGFLSYEAAPAFEPALRVKNPADFPLLWFGLFKTRQEIAAGEFFSTGKSRLTDWRPSLDENTYCRAVEQIRERIAAGDTYQVNFTFRLRANFRGDDLALYHQVCRRQRAGYCAYLDLGRYRVLSASPELFFHWHNRQLTAKPMKGTRPRGRTPAEDQRHIEQLRASAKERAENLMIVDLLRNDMGRVSEFGSVRVPHLFEVEGYETVLQMTSTITSRLLPKVGLVEILQALFPSGSVTGAPKIRTMEIISALEDSPRQIYTGAIGFLSPGPEAVFNVAIRTLLIDTHTGLAELGVGSGITYDSTPEAEYKECLWKAEFVRRF, encoded by the coding sequence ATGCCCGCGCCTTTTATATTATTGGAAAGCTACGCCGGCGGCCGCTCCTTTCTTTTCGCCGGTGGCGTCGAAGAAATTTCAGCAGCAACACCACAGCAGGTTTTTCCCGCGCTGCGCCGGCTTGAGAGCGCCGTGCAAAATGGCCTTCATGCCGTCGGGTTTCTTTCTTATGAAGCCGCGCCGGCGTTCGAGCCGGCTTTGCGGGTGAAAAATCCGGCGGATTTTCCTCTGCTGTGGTTCGGCCTTTTTAAAACACGCCAGGAAATTGCTGCCGGAGAGTTTTTTAGCACTGGCAAAAGTCGATTAACGGATTGGCGGCCGAGCCTCGATGAAAACACCTACTGCCGCGCCGTCGAGCAGATTCGCGAGCGCATCGCTGCCGGAGACACTTATCAGGTCAATTTCACCTTTCGTCTGCGCGCCAATTTTCGCGGCGACGATCTGGCGTTGTATCATCAGGTGTGCCGCCGACAGCGCGCCGGCTATTGCGCCTATCTCGATCTCGGGCGTTATCGGGTTCTCTCGGCTTCGCCTGAATTGTTTTTTCATTGGCACAACCGGCAACTCACCGCCAAACCGATGAAAGGCACGCGCCCGCGGGGCCGCACCCCGGCTGAAGATCAGCGCCACATCGAGCAGCTTCGAGCTTCCGCCAAAGAACGCGCCGAGAATTTGATGATTGTTGATCTGTTGCGCAACGACATGGGAAGAGTTTCGGAATTTGGCTCGGTGCGAGTTCCCCACTTGTTTGAGGTTGAAGGCTATGAAACCGTGCTGCAAATGACTTCGACGATTACCTCGCGTTTGTTGCCGAAGGTGGGGTTGGTCGAAATTCTCCAGGCGCTGTTTCCCAGCGGCTCGGTCACCGGCGCGCCGAAAATTCGCACGATGGAAATCATTTCCGCGCTGGAAGATTCGCCGCGGCAAATTTACACCGGCGCGATTGGCTTCCTCTCGCCCGGCCCGGAGGCGGTGTTCAACGTCGCGATTCGCACCCTGCTCATCGACACGCACACCGGCCTCGCCGAGCTTGGCGTCGGCAGCGGTATCACGTATGATTCCACGCCGGAAGCCGAATACAAAGAATGTCTCTGGAAAGCTGAATTTGTGAGGCGGTTTTGA
- the gatB gene encoding Asp-tRNA(Asn)/Glu-tRNA(Gln) amidotransferase subunit GatB: protein MKYEPIIGLEVHAQLLTVSKIFCGCGTVFGAPQNSQVCPVCLGLPGVLPVLNRQAVEFAIKMGLATNCRIAEHAIFARKNYFYPDLPKGYQISQYEEPLCENGWIEIEQEDGALKRVGIIRIHLEEDAGKSVHAEEYVSENETLIDLNRCGTPLIEIVSEPDIRSPREAYLYLTRIRQLVRYLGICDGNMEEGSLRCDANISVRPAGEQKFGVKTELKNMNSFRHVEKALEFEINRQIQLLESGGAVVQQTLLWDATNGKVTPMRSKEQAHDYRYFPEPDLAPLRLDENWREQIRLTLPELPIARRNRFVEQFGLPKYDADVLTDEKAIADYFEAAAELVQDKKLVSNWVMGEVLRVLKEKKIDVAAFQMTPAALAELLNLIANNTISGKIAKEVFDAMLASGKSAKTIVAEKGLVQVSDASIIEKAVDEIIAAHPKEVERYRSGEEKVFGFLVGQLMKAMRGKANPKVANEILKKKLS, encoded by the coding sequence ATGAAATACGAACCGATCATTGGCCTCGAAGTTCACGCCCAACTGTTGACCGTTTCAAAAATTTTCTGCGGCTGCGGAACGGTTTTCGGTGCCCCGCAAAATTCGCAGGTGTGTCCGGTTTGCCTCGGCTTGCCCGGCGTGCTGCCGGTGCTCAATCGCCAGGCCGTGGAGTTTGCCATTAAAATGGGACTCGCCACCAACTGCCGCATAGCCGAACACGCCATTTTTGCGCGCAAAAATTATTTTTATCCCGACCTGCCCAAAGGCTATCAAATTTCGCAATATGAAGAGCCGTTGTGCGAAAACGGCTGGATCGAAATCGAGCAGGAAGACGGTGCGTTGAAGCGGGTCGGCATCATTCGCATCCATCTCGAAGAAGACGCCGGCAAATCCGTTCATGCCGAAGAATATGTTTCCGAAAACGAAACGTTAATTGACCTCAACCGCTGCGGCACGCCGCTGATTGAAATCGTCAGCGAACCGGACATTCGTTCTCCCCGCGAAGCGTATCTTTATCTCACCCGCATTCGCCAGCTCGTGCGCTATCTCGGCATTTGCGACGGCAACATGGAGGAGGGCAGCTTGCGCTGCGATGCCAATATTTCCGTCCGGCCTGCCGGCGAGCAAAAATTCGGCGTGAAAACCGAATTGAAAAACATGAACTCGTTTCGCCACGTTGAAAAAGCGTTGGAGTTTGAAATCAACCGGCAAATCCAACTGCTGGAATCCGGCGGCGCGGTGGTGCAACAAACCTTGCTGTGGGATGCGACAAATGGCAAAGTCACGCCAATGCGCTCGAAAGAGCAGGCGCACGATTATCGCTATTTCCCCGAGCCGGATTTGGCGCCGCTGCGCCTCGATGAAAACTGGCGCGAGCAAATTCGCTTGACGCTTCCCGAGTTGCCGATAGCGCGGCGCAACCGTTTCGTCGAGCAATTCGGCCTGCCAAAATATGACGCCGACGTTCTCACCGACGAAAAGGCCATCGCGGATTATTTCGAGGCGGCGGCTGAATTGGTGCAAGACAAGAAGCTGGTGAGCAACTGGGTGATGGGCGAGGTTTTGCGTGTGCTCAAAGAGAAGAAAATCGACGTCGCGGCATTTCAGATGACCCCCGCTGCTTTGGCGGAATTATTGAATCTTATTGCGAACAATACCATCAGCGGCAAAATTGCCAAAGAAGTTTTTGATGCCATGCTCGCCAGCGGCAAATCCGCCAAAACCATCGTCGCCGAGAAAGGTTTGGTGCAGGTTTCCGACGCGAGCATAATTGAAAAAGCCGTTGACGAGATTATTGCCGCCCATCCAAAAGAAGTCGAACGCTATCGCAGCGGTGAGGAGAAAGTGTTCGGTTTTCTCGTCGGGCAATTGATGAAAGCCATGCGCGGCAAGGCCAATCCGAAAGTGGCGAACGAAATTCTGAAGAAGAAGCTTTCTTAA
- a CDS encoding CPBP family intramembrane metalloprotease gives MRHYPNIPQALALLILFVLLQFIFAVPVGLIGLATKTNLTSSPLTVAVVNLLSIGLLLRFGLQRTGASFREVFPLSPIRSVLFLPMTLTIIGLSILLSEVDNRLRTVLPIPARFMEIFEQLFGAPQNLPGSIFTLVIIAPLTEEFLVRGLVLRGFLSHYSVRKAILASALFFAVLHFNPWQFTSAAVAGVVLAWWYVKTRSLLPCLFGHALNNALPLILLAIPHLQIPGYSTELTAQIEFQPLWFNGLGLLLTGWGLGWLFIKFEKFEAPPKPEAAGILTSDSALPHNGKMENPQ, from the coding sequence ATGCGTCATTATCCCAATATTCCTCAAGCCCTCGCCTTGCTTATTTTGTTTGTGCTCCTGCAATTCATCTTTGCCGTTCCAGTGGGGCTTATCGGTCTGGCTACCAAGACAAATCTTACGAGCAGCCCGTTAACGGTTGCCGTTGTCAATTTGCTGTCGATCGGGCTGCTGCTGCGTTTCGGACTCCAGCGCACCGGCGCCTCTTTTCGAGAGGTTTTTCCGCTTTCACCCATTCGCTCTGTCCTGTTTCTGCCCATGACGCTCACCATCATCGGCTTGAGCATTCTGTTGTCCGAAGTCGACAACCGCTTGCGAACGGTGCTGCCGATTCCAGCGCGGTTTATGGAGATTTTTGAGCAGCTCTTTGGCGCGCCGCAAAACCTTCCCGGCTCCATTTTTACTCTCGTCATCATCGCTCCGTTAACCGAAGAATTTTTGGTTCGCGGCCTGGTTCTGCGCGGCTTCTTGAGCCATTATTCCGTCCGCAAAGCGATTCTGGCCTCGGCGCTGTTTTTTGCCGTTCTTCATTTCAACCCGTGGCAATTCACCAGCGCTGCGGTTGCCGGTGTGGTCTTGGCCTGGTGGTATGTGAAAACGCGCTCGCTGCTTCCGTGTCTTTTCGGCCATGCACTGAACAACGCCTTGCCGCTGATTTTGCTGGCGATTCCCCATCTGCAAATTCCCGGCTATTCCACCGAGCTAACCGCGCAAATTGAATTTCAGCCGCTTTGGTTTAATGGCTTGGGATTGTTGTTGACGGGCTGGGGTCTTGGGTGGCTGTTCATCAAATTCGAAAAATTCGAGGCGCCGCCAAAGCCCGAGGCAGCGGGAATTTTAACCTCTGATTCGGCTTTGCCGCATAATGGTAAAATGGAAAATCCCCAATGA
- the gatA gene encoding Asp-tRNA(Asn)/Glu-tRNA(Gln) amidotransferase subunit GatA: MNLQKETIRHTQKKIQRGEMTCAALIDDHLSRIDSAQPLNAFLSVFPDRARARAKEIDAKIKNGSAGKLAGVVMAVKDILAMKGERLTCGSRMLENFISPYDATVIKKLEAEDAIIIGKTNLDEFAMGSSTENSAFGPVKNPVDPDYVPGGSSGGSAVAVAANLAMAGLGTDTGGSIRQPAALCGVVGMKPTYGRVSRFGLVAFASSLDQIGPFANSVEDAARLLEVICGHDERDSTSAPVAVEEFSKFLNGEVKGKIVGLPKEYLSDGVQKEIREAVAAAKDRLQKAGATIKEVSLPHTKYAIATYYIICTAEASSNLARYDGARYGRRAKAANSLEEMYVKSRSEGFGPEVKRRIMLGTYVLSAGYYEAYYRRAQKVRTLIRRDFEQAFSACDVLLTPTTPTTAFKLGEKTADPLEMYLADIFTVSVNLAGVPAISIPAGVDAKGLPIGLQIIGKAFDEKNVLQVGHFLEMRNHTV, encoded by the coding sequence ATGAATCTCCAAAAGGAAACAATTCGCCACACGCAAAAAAAAATTCAACGCGGTGAAATGACATGTGCTGCACTAATTGACGACCATTTGTCGCGTATTGACTCAGCTCAACCCCTCAACGCCTTCCTCTCCGTTTTCCCGGACCGCGCCCGCGCTCGCGCCAAAGAAATAGATGCCAAAATCAAAAACGGCTCAGCCGGCAAACTCGCCGGCGTCGTCATGGCCGTCAAGGATATTTTGGCGATGAAAGGCGAACGACTCACCTGCGGCTCGCGCATGCTCGAAAATTTTATTTCGCCGTATGATGCCACCGTCATCAAAAAATTGGAAGCCGAAGACGCCATCATCATCGGCAAAACCAACCTGGACGAGTTTGCCATGGGCAGCTCCACCGAGAACTCCGCCTTCGGCCCGGTGAAAAATCCGGTGGATCCCGACTACGTGCCTGGCGGTTCCTCCGGCGGTTCGGCTGTTGCGGTGGCCGCAAATTTGGCGATGGCCGGCCTCGGCACCGACACCGGCGGCTCAATTCGCCAACCCGCGGCGTTATGCGGTGTCGTCGGCATGAAACCGACTTATGGCCGCGTCTCGCGTTTTGGCCTCGTCGCCTTTGCTTCCTCGCTCGATCAGATCGGCCCCTTCGCCAATTCCGTCGAAGACGCTGCGCGCCTTCTCGAAGTCATCTGCGGCCACGACGAGCGCGACTCCACTTCCGCGCCGGTCGCTGTCGAAGAATTTTCAAAATTTCTCAACGGCGAGGTGAAAGGCAAGATTGTCGGCTTGCCGAAAGAATATCTCTCCGACGGCGTGCAAAAAGAAATTCGCGAGGCTGTTGCCGCGGCAAAAGATCGTTTGCAAAAAGCCGGCGCAACAATCAAGGAAGTCTCGCTGCCGCATACGAAATACGCCATCGCAACGTATTACATCATTTGCACCGCCGAAGCCTCATCGAATCTCGCCCGCTATGACGGCGCGCGTTACGGCCGCCGCGCCAAAGCAGCAAACTCGCTGGAAGAAATGTACGTGAAAAGCCGCAGCGAAGGCTTCGGCCCGGAAGTCAAGCGCCGCATCATGCTCGGCACCTATGTTCTCTCTGCCGGTTATTATGAGGCGTATTACCGCCGCGCCCAAAAAGTGCGCACCCTCATTCGCCGCGATTTCGAGCAGGCTTTCAGCGCCTGTGATGTTTTGCTCACGCCGACAACGCCCACCACCGCTTTCAAGCTCGGCGAAAAAACCGCCGATCCGTTGGAGATGTATCTCGCGGATATTTTTACCGTCTCCGTCAACCTCGCCGGCGTGCCGGCGATTTCAATTCCCGCCGGCGTCGATGCGAAAGGCCTGCCGATTGGCTTGCAAATCATCGGCAAGGCGTTTGACGAAAAAAATGTTTTGCAGGTGGGACATTTTCTTGAAATGAGAAACCACACTGTCTGA
- a CDS encoding GTPase domain-containing protein produces the protein MIFEWRKPFMMAIGATEAQIAIKVLELAVKQGWLDQFLNAFRKKHTILVLGSTGTGKTNFLQSLTEVTPKAIDQMNRTEFAQKHSIKIKKQPFVFVDVPGQALHSPRRMRAIRETMSRGFSGIINVVSYGYHEYRIGKAKALTAQGSVNEAFLKKHRQIEIDALAEWTSLLGSRDTTGWLVNVITKADLWWHRKDEVLQHYTSGPYFEALGEAKSLEPIFLEYCSVFHKFYGDGALSGRFDEFDRVRARGNLLRTLLEAVGKGGLDE, from the coding sequence ATGATTTTCGAATGGAGGAAGCCTTTTATGATGGCAATTGGTGCAACTGAAGCGCAAATTGCAATCAAAGTGTTGGAGTTGGCTGTAAAACAAGGTTGGCTTGACCAGTTCTTAAATGCTTTCCGAAAGAAACACACAATTCTTGTTTTAGGGTCTACTGGAACCGGGAAAACCAATTTTTTGCAGTCTTTGACTGAGGTGACTCCCAAAGCCATCGATCAAATGAATCGCACAGAGTTCGCCCAGAAACATTCTATTAAAATCAAGAAACAACCTTTTGTCTTTGTTGATGTCCCTGGGCAGGCTCTTCATTCGCCAAGACGCATGCGCGCAATCAGAGAAACAATGTCTCGGGGGTTTTCCGGAATAATTAACGTCGTGTCGTATGGATATCACGAATACCGTATTGGAAAGGCTAAAGCCTTGACTGCCCAGGGCTCTGTGAATGAAGCCTTCCTCAAAAAACACCGGCAAATTGAAATCGACGCGCTTGCAGAATGGACATCTCTTCTTGGCAGCCGTGATACAACAGGCTGGCTTGTCAATGTTATAACAAAAGCCGACCTGTGGTGGCATCGAAAAGATGAAGTGCTTCAGCATTATACTTCCGGTCCCTATTTTGAAGCGCTCGGCGAAGCAAAATCATTGGAACCTATATTCCTGGAATACTGCTCTGTATTCCATAAATTCTACGGTGATGGCGCACTATCCGGCCGCTTCGACGAATTTGATCGTGTCCGCGCCAGAGGCAATTTGTTGCGCACGCTTTTAGAAGCAGTGGGCAAGGGAGGTTTAGATGAATAA
- the tatA gene encoding twin-arginine translocase TatA/TatE family subunit, protein MNVGPWEIAAILFVVVLLFGAKKLPELARGLGQGIREFKKAASTAENAASSEKTEEPKAQTKA, encoded by the coding sequence ATGAACGTTGGACCGTGGGAAATAGCGGCGATTCTTTTTGTCGTCGTGCTGTTGTTCGGCGCCAAAAAGCTGCCGGAACTGGCGCGCGGCCTCGGCCAGGGCATTCGCGAGTTCAAAAAGGCGGCAAGCACTGCGGAAAACGCTGCTTCATCGGAAAAAACCGAAGAGCCTAAAGCGCAGACGAAAGCGTGA
- the tatA gene encoding twin-arginine translocase TatA/TatE family subunit, protein MFGNIGMSELLIIFVVVLLVFGPKKLPELARGLGRSIQEFKKAADDVKKELNVQDAFKEK, encoded by the coding sequence ATGTTTGGCAACATCGGTATGAGCGAGCTGCTCATCATCTTCGTCGTCGTCCTGCTGGTTTTCGGCCCCAAAAAACTGCCGGAGCTGGCGCGCGGCTTGGGCCGCAGCATTCAGGAGTTCAAAAAAGCGGCGGATGATGTGAAGAAAGAGTTGAACGTCCAAGACGCTTTCAAAGAGAAATAA
- a CDS encoding DUF4321 domain-containing protein, with protein sequence MRSKRSLWFITMVLLLGAICGTLLGELVGLVLPDGVVKKFFLSGPELGFDPVKLDLVLMSITFGLTLKVNVVGGIGIFIAVYLLRWVLN encoded by the coding sequence GTGCGCTCAAAACGTTCGCTGTGGTTTATCACGATGGTTCTTTTGCTGGGGGCGATTTGCGGAACTTTGCTCGGCGAGCTTGTCGGTTTGGTGCTGCCCGATGGCGTCGTGAAAAAGTTTTTTCTCAGCGGCCCCGAACTCGGTTTTGACCCGGTAAAATTGGATTTGGTTTTAATGAGCATCACCTTCGGCTTGACGCTCAAAGTCAACGTCGTGGGCGGAATTGGAATTTTTATTGCGGTCTATTTGTTGCGTTGGGTGTTGAACTGA
- the purQ gene encoding phosphoribosylformylglycinamidine synthase subunit PurQ, with the protein MRFGVVVFPGSNCEHDCYYMLKYILQQSVRFVWHKERDLSEFDAVILPGGFSYGDYLRTGAIARFSPVMEEVNKFARAGGIVVGICNGFQILCEAGLLPGALVRNAGVRFVAKSVYLKVENTDTLFTRRCTDHVLKMPLAHGDGNYYADAETLQRLREQNRILFRYCTPGGEITAAANPNGALDNIAGIMNEAGNVMGLMPHPERACEKVLGSNHGLQIFQSLVA; encoded by the coding sequence ATGCGCTTTGGCGTCGTCGTTTTTCCCGGCTCGAATTGTGAGCATGATTGTTATTACATGCTCAAATACATCCTGCAGCAATCCGTACGTTTCGTCTGGCACAAAGAGCGCGATTTGAGCGAGTTTGACGCCGTCATTCTCCCCGGCGGATTTTCTTACGGCGATTACCTGCGCACCGGCGCCATCGCCCGTTTTTCGCCGGTCATGGAAGAAGTCAACAAATTCGCCCGGGCCGGTGGCATCGTCGTCGGAATTTGCAACGGCTTTCAAATTCTTTGCGAAGCCGGTCTGCTTCCCGGCGCGCTGGTGCGCAACGCCGGCGTTCGCTTCGTCGCCAAATCGGTTTATCTCAAAGTTGAAAATACCGACACGCTGTTCACGCGGCGCTGCACCGATCACGTGTTGAAAATGCCGCTGGCGCACGGCGACGGCAATTATTATGCAGATGCCGAGACCTTGCAGCGATTGCGCGAGCAAAACCGCATTTTGTTTCGATATTGCACGCCCGGCGGTGAAATCACCGCGGCCGCCAATCCCAACGGCGCGCTCGACAACATTGCCGGCATCATGAACGAGGCCGGCAACGTCATGGGCCTGATGCCGCATCCGGAAAGAGCTTGTGAAAAGGTGCTCGGCTCAAATCACGGTTTGCAGATCTTTCAGTCGCTTGTTGCTTAG
- the purS gene encoding phosphoribosylformylglycinamidine synthase subunit PurS, translating into MKAKIHVTLKNGILDPQGKTIHHGLEMLGFTGIREVRAGKLIEIFFEGTNREQAQQATENACKKLLANPVIEDYDFVIVEDEK; encoded by the coding sequence TTGAAAGCGAAAATTCATGTCACCCTCAAAAACGGCATTCTCGATCCGCAGGGCAAAACCATTCATCACGGCCTGGAAATGCTCGGCTTCACCGGCATCCGCGAAGTCCGCGCCGGCAAACTGATCGAGATTTTTTTTGAAGGCACGAACCGCGAGCAGGCGCAGCAAGCGACTGAAAATGCCTGCAAAAAACTCCTGGCCAATCCGGTAATTGAGGATTATGATTTTGTGATCGTTGAGGATGAGAAGTAA
- the pssA gene encoding CDP-diacylglycerol--serine O-phosphatidyltransferase: MLHKRQVAPNLFTVFNLFLGFFAILSATQGRYVTAAWLIIAATVCDMLDGKIARATRGYSNFGIEFDSLADVVSFGVAPAVMIYFAQLQQLGALGLIVSFTLLAAGAIRLARFNTHTSGFTKSRFFEGMPIPSGATLICAYLLFSYHHWDAMRLPGITVLLVLIASVLMVSTIEFDSMPYFSFRRGRRNTVQMLLVFAGLALVLIYRGKVLFPLSLLFIFVQLFRAVMNYLRQDDEEPLPENIN, from the coding sequence ATGCTGCATAAACGACAGGTTGCGCCGAATCTTTTCACGGTTTTCAATCTTTTTCTCGGTTTCTTTGCGATTCTTTCAGCAACGCAGGGTCGCTACGTCACCGCCGCCTGGCTGATCATCGCCGCCACCGTTTGCGACATGCTCGACGGCAAAATTGCCCGCGCCACGCGCGGCTATTCCAACTTCGGCATTGAGTTTGACTCGCTGGCCGACGTCGTCTCCTTCGGCGTGGCGCCGGCGGTGATGATTTATTTCGCGCAGCTTCAACAACTCGGCGCCTTGGGGTTGATTGTCAGCTTCACGCTGCTGGCGGCGGGCGCCATTCGCCTGGCGCGTTTTAACACCCACACCAGCGGCTTCACCAAAAGCCGGTTCTTCGAGGGTATGCCGATTCCTTCCGGCGCCACCTTGATCTGCGCGTATTTGCTCTTTAGCTATCATCATTGGGACGCCATGCGCCTGCCGGGTATCACCGTTCTGCTCGTGCTGATCGCCTCAGTTTTGATGGTGTCGACCATTGAATTTGATTCCATGCCCTATTTTTCGTTCCGCCGCGGCCGACGCAACACCGTGCAGATGCTGCTGGTTTTCGCCGGGCTGGCGTTGGTTTTGATTTACCGCGGCAAGGTGCTGTTTCCCTTGTCCTTGCTCTTTATTTTTGTGCAGCTTTTCCGCGCCGTGATGAATTACTTGCGTCAGGACGACGAAGAACCCTTGCCGGAGAACATAAATTGA
- a CDS encoding phosphatidylserine decarboxylase family protein, with protein MHREGYGLLSILAGLALLLTLGYVGFREQGGLLAMTLRVMSLLLWLASAFVIFFFRDPERDIPTGPGLVVSPADGTVIGIDEIDEPDFMHARTKRVIIFLSPFNVHVNRVPNDGEVKYFRYQAGRFLVASEPAASTENEQSIIGLETPDGKILFKQIAGILARRIVCEIRQGHRVRRGERFGIIKFGSRMEVFMPLNTEIKVRLREKVRAGESIIGEIKHAA; from the coding sequence GTGCATCGTGAGGGTTATGGACTGTTGAGCATTCTGGCGGGCTTGGCGCTGTTGCTGACGTTGGGATATGTGGGATTTCGCGAGCAAGGCGGACTTCTTGCCATGACATTGCGGGTGATGAGTTTGCTGCTGTGGTTGGCAAGCGCATTTGTGATTTTTTTCTTCCGCGACCCCGAACGCGACATCCCGACCGGTCCGGGTCTGGTGGTTTCGCCGGCCGATGGAACGGTGATCGGCATTGATGAAATCGACGAACCGGATTTTATGCATGCGCGAACCAAGCGTGTCATCATTTTTTTGTCGCCATTCAACGTTCATGTCAATCGCGTGCCGAATGATGGCGAGGTGAAGTATTTCCGTTATCAAGCGGGCCGTTTCCTGGTGGCCTCGGAACCGGCGGCTTCCACGGAAAACGAGCAATCCATCATCGGCCTGGAAACACCGGACGGCAAAATCCTATTCAAGCAAATCGCCGGTATTTTGGCGCGGCGGATCGTGTGTGAGATTCGCCAGGGGCATCGTGTCCGGCGGGGCGAGCGTTTCGGCATCATCAAATTCGGCTCGCGCATGGAAGTGTTCATGCCGTTAAACACCGAAATCAAAGTCCGTCTGCGCGAAAAAGTGAGGGCAGGTGAAAGTATTATTGGAGAAATCAAACATGCTGCATAA
- a CDS encoding phosphoribosylaminoimidazolesuccinocarboxamide synthase: MAIKKKKKLYEGKSKILYETENPEQIVMEFKDDAISLNGSKKSRPIKRGAINNQVSAHLFRYLESFNVPTHFMAPVNDASMLVRRVQILPLEVMLRNIATGSFAKRYGLKEGEELEKPIVEYYLKHNTKDDPMVNQHHIVAFGLATADELKIVDRYITKANAVLKAFFIRRRLKLVDFKLEFGRYKNHLLISDELSPENCRLWDAETGEKFEIERYRQDPSAVERVYEEVRRRVFEKEGEKV; the protein is encoded by the coding sequence ATGGCGATCAAAAAGAAAAAAAAGCTCTACGAAGGGAAATCGAAAATTCTCTACGAAACCGAGAACCCCGAGCAAATCGTGATGGAGTTTAAGGATGATGCCATTTCGCTAAACGGCTCCAAAAAGAGCCGGCCCATCAAGCGAGGTGCCATCAACAATCAGGTTTCCGCCCATCTCTTTCGCTATCTCGAAAGCTTCAACGTGCCGACGCATTTCATGGCGCCGGTGAACGACGCCAGCATGTTGGTGCGGCGCGTGCAGATTCTGCCGCTTGAAGTCATGCTGCGCAATATCGCCACCGGCAGTTTTGCCAAACGCTACGGCCTGAAGGAGGGCGAAGAGCTGGAGAAGCCGATCGTCGAGTATTATTTGAAGCACAACACCAAGGACGACCCCATGGTCAATCAACATCACATCGTCGCTTTTGGCTTGGCCACTGCCGATGAGCTGAAAATAGTTGACCGTTACATCACCAAAGCCAACGCGGTGTTGAAAGCGTTCTTTATTCGCCGGCGGCTGAAATTGGTGGATTTCAAGCTGGAATTTGGGCGTTACAAGAATCATCTGTTGATCAGCGACGAGTTGTCCCCGGAAAATTGCCGCCTGTGGGACGCCGAAACCGGCGAGAAATTCGAGATCGAGCGTTACCGGCAGGATCCCAGCGCCGTTGAAAGAGTTTACGAAGAGGTGCGACGGCGTGTATTCGAAAAGGAAGGAGAGAAGGTCTAA